One stretch of Nicotiana tabacum cultivar K326 chromosome 18, ASM71507v2, whole genome shotgun sequence DNA includes these proteins:
- the LOC107827168 gene encoding uncharacterized protein LOC107827168 gives MLEQLLIFTRGGLILWTCKELGNALRGSPIDTLIRSCLLEERSGAASYNYDVTGAAYTLKWTFHNELGLVFVAVYQRILHLLYVDELLAMVKREFSEIYDPKKTVYNEFDDIFQQLRKEAEARAEDIKKSKQVAKPVTNNLGKKQGQVQKGGTDGGNNKTGGSDSGNDGGDGDKVKGDVKENGHSNGSIVNGVVQVNGKENRNSVAGPFDVNKLQKLRAKGGKKADTVVNKGSKAEPTKKIKKNRVWDDSPSEPKLDFTKPVSENGNENVTVVEAEQGDSMMDKEEILSSDSETEDDEEPGKDNKVEAKKKGWFSSMFQSIAGKANLEKTDLEPALKALKDRLMTKNVAEEIAEKLCESVAACLEGKKLASFTRISSTVQAAMEEALVRILTPKRSIDILRDVHAAKEQGKPYVVVFVGVNGVGKSTNLAKVAYWLLQHNIDVMMAACDTFRSGAVEQLRTHARRLQIPIIEKGYEKDPAIVAKEAIQEANRNGSDVVLVDTAGRMQDNEPLMRALSKLIYVNSPDLILFVGEALVGNDAVDQLSKFNQKLGDLSPSPNPRLIDGILLTKFDTIDDKVGAALSMVYISGAPVMFVGCGQSYTDLKKLNVKSIVKTLLK, from the exons ATGTTAGAGCAGTTACTGATATTCACTAGAGGGGGTTTGATCCTCTGGACATGTAAAGAGCTTGGAAATGCTCTTAGAGGCTCCCCAATTGACACATTGATTCGTTCATGTCTTTTGGAGGAACGTTCAGGTGCTGCATCATACAATTATGATGTTACTGGAGCTGCATACACTCTTAAATGGACTTTCCACAATGAACTGGGGCTTGTTTTCGTCGCTGTGTATCAGCGGATTCTCCATCTTTTGTATGTGGATGAGTTGCTTGCTATGGTTAAACGTGAATTCTCTGAGATTTATGATCCCAAAAAGACTGTATACAATGAATTTGATGATATTTTCCAGCAGCTCCGGAAAGAGGCCGAGGCTCGTGCTGAGGATATCAAGAAATCGAAGCAGGTGGCAAAGCCTGTCACCAATAATCTTGGTAAGAAGCAAGGACAGGTGCAAAAGGGTGGTACTGATGGAGGCAACAATAAAACGGGTGGTAGTGATTCAGGAAATGATGGTGGAGATGGTGATAAAGTGAAAGGGGATGTTAAGGAGAATGGACATTCTAACGGAAGTATTGTAAATGGAGTAGTGCAGGTTAACGGTAAAGAGAACAGGAATTCCGTGGCTGGGCCTTTTGATGTAAATAAGCTACAGAAGCTCAGGGCTAAAGGTGGAAAGAAAGCAGATACTGTTGTAAACAAAGGTTCCAAGGCAGAGCCTAcaaaaaagataaagaagaatCGAGTTTGGGACGATTCACCTTCTGAGCCAAAATTAGATTTCACAAAACCTGTGAGTGAGAATGGGAATGAGAATGTGACAGTTGTGGAAGCAGAACAAGGTGACAGTATGATGGACAAAGAGGAGATCTTGAGTAGTGATAGTGAGACCGAGGATGATGAAGAACCGGGAAAAGACAACAAGGTTGAAGCAAAGAAGAAAGGCTGGTTCTCATCCATGTTCCAGAG TATCGCAGGTAAGGCAAACTTGGAGAAGACTGACCTGGAACCAGCTTTGAAAGCTCTTAAGGACAGGCTGATGACCAAGAATGTT GCTGAGGAAATAGCTGAAAAGCTGTGCGAATCAGTTGCAGCATGTCTGGAGGGTAAAAAACTTGCCTCATTTACAAGAATATCTTCAACAGTTCAG GCAGCAATGGAGGAGGCTCTTGTCCGCATCTTGACTCCCAAGCGCTCCATTGATATTCTAAGGGATGTTCATGCTGCAAAGGAACAAGGAAAACCATATGTTGTGGTTTTTGTTGGAGTTAATGGAGTTGGAAAATCTACCAATCTTGCTAAG GTTGCTTATTGGCTTTTGCAGCATAATATCGATGTCATGATGGCTGCTTGTGATACATTCCGGTCAGGAGCAGTTGAACAGCTACGCACTCATGCACGTAGGCTTCAG ATCCCAATAATTGAGAAGGGGTATGAGAAGGATCCTGCTATTGTTGCTAAAGAAGCAATTCAGGAGGCTAACCGAAATGGTTCGGATGTTGTTCTTGTTGATACAGCTGGTCGGATGCAG GATAATGAACCATTGATGCGAGCATTGTCAAAGCTTATATATGTCAATAGTCCAGATCTGATCCTTTTTGTTGGAGAGGCACTTGTCGGCAATGATGCTGTTGACCAACTGTCAAAGTTTAACCAG AAATTAGGTGACCTCTCACCCTCACCAAATCCGAGGTTAATTGATGGAATTTTGCTGACCAAATTTGACACTATCGATGACAAA GTGGGTGCAGCATTATCCATGGTTTACATATCCGGAGCCCCGGTTATGTTTGTGGGATGTGGACAGTCATATACTGACTTGAAGAAGCTGAATGTGAAGTCCATTGTCAAGACACTCCTCAAATGA